In Gopherus flavomarginatus isolate rGopFla2 chromosome 5, rGopFla2.mat.asm, whole genome shotgun sequence, one DNA window encodes the following:
- the LOC127051284 gene encoding perforin-1-like — protein MPVLPRALWVAVPPLPQPRGSCNSATDELSLGNIIVWVFPSCPSPELAASQCQVKEPGTYSNLGEGSETEIHSQVRGTIAPAMARSGVFIPLLFLFLLPGVSSDCYTGTAEECEETMTFVPGYSLLGEGIDVSTLEGTGADVVDTSLWRRPNGACTLCENRLQGRQHQRLPLAVVDWRVNISCSWELSSSVEESATAVGRALALDVNNDWMSELELLADSHGPALAGSKSRLTSYAYQKELQDKYMFIRHEMPCVYYRLSLRQDPPLLPQFSRALRTLPRSYDSATYWPFLAMYGTHYVSQADLGGRVRQLTAIPTCRAALDGLTATEIKACLGLQILQDLGLSQTSNQGSKGRGSSQVPYMEKRIKVRGGNSDSKQLFSTEQNASSFSTWMESLKASPDLVSYSLMPLHTLVRAGEPRREALKQAVKEYVAERGRRRSCPRSCPQGSQVDPWDPCKCYCSGNPLTDSMCCSLKRGTARLKVHVLRGINLSGDIMTDTDAYVKFLFQGQQLQTGSIKNDNNPIWREDLDFGAVTLLEQPKLEMEVWDKDILPDDLLGRCYTYLEVGKNVTLTCRLEQGQLEFYYTLECGPNLEGNICHEYVPARGSGDRTQESWLPALASLTQQTPLPTQSYFSEQ, from the exons ATGCCAGTGCTCCCCAGAGCTCTCTGGGTGGCTGTTCCCCCACTGCCGCagcccagaggtagctgcaaCTCAGCGACGGATGAGCTATCCCTGGGCAATATAATTGTCTGGGTATTTCCTagctgcccctccccagagctggctgcatctcagtgccaggtgAAGGAGCCTGGCACATACAGCAATTTAGGAG AAGGCTCAGAGACCGAGATCCACTCCCAAGTAAGGGGCACCATCGCACCAGCCATGGCAAGATCCGGTGTCTTCATCCctctgctcttcctcttccttctccctggAGTCTCCTCCGACTGCTATACTGGTACAGCTGAGGAATGCGAGGAGACCATGACCTTCGTGCCCGGGTACAGCTTGCTGGGGGAGGGCATCGACGTGTCCACTCTGGAGGGGACGGGGGCTGATGTGGTGGACACCAGCCTGTGGCGCCGCCCAAATGGCGCCTGCACCCTCTGCGAGAACCGGCTGCAGGGGAGGCAGCACCAGAGGTTGCCGCTGGCCGTGGTGGACTGGAGGGTCAACATCTcgtgcagctgggagctcagcagCTCAGTGGAAGAGTCAGCCACAGCCGTGGGCCGGGCACTGGCGTTGGATGTGAACAACGACTGGATGTCAGAACTGGAGCTGCTAGCGGATTCCCATGGCCCGGCCTTGGCAGGGTCCAAATCCCGGCTCACCAGCTACGCTTACCAGAAGGAGCTGCAGGACAAGTACATGTTCATACGCCACGAGATGCCCTGTGTGTATTACAG GTTGAGTCTCCGTCAAgaccccccactgctgccccagttCTCCCGGGCCCTGAGAACCCTCCCACGCAGCTACGACTCAGCCACATACTGGCCCTTCCTGGCCATGTACGGTACCCACTACGTGAGTCAGGCAGACCTGGGGGGGCGCGTGCGGCAGCTGACGGCCATCCCGACCTGCCGGGCAGCGCTGGACGGGCTGACAGCCACTGAAATCAAGGCATGCCTGGGCTTACAGATCTTGCAAGACCTGGGCCTGAGTCAGACCAGCAACCAGGGCAGCAAGGGCAGGGGGAGCTCCCAGGTGCCCTACATGGAAAAACGCatcaaggtgagaggtggcaacAGTGACTCCAAGCAGCTCTTCTCCACCGAGCAAAATGCCAGCTCCTTCTCGACCTGGATGGAGAGCCTGAAAGCCAGCCCCGACCTGGTCTCCTACTCCCTGATGCCCCTCCACACCTTGGTGAGAGCAGGCGAACCCAGGCGGGAGGCGCTGAAGCAGGCGGTGAAGGAGTACGTGGCTGAGCGGGGGCGGAGGAGAAGTTGCCCTCGTAGCTGCCCACAAGGGAGTCAGGtcgacccctgggacccctgcaaaTGCTACTGCTCCGGCAACCCCCTCACGGACTCCATGTGCTGCTCACTCAAGCGGGGCACGGCCCGGCTGAAGGTCCATGTGCTGCGGGGCATAAACCTGTCAGGAGACATCATGACTGACACCGATGCCTATGTCAAGTTCTTGTTCCAAGGCCAGCAACTGCAGACAGGCAGCATTAAGAATGATAACAACCCCATCTGGAGGGAGGACCTGGACTTTGGGGCGGTGACACTGCTAGAGCAGCCCAAACTGGAAATGGAGGTGTGGGACAAGGACATATTGCCCGATGACCTCCTGGGCCGCTGCTACACCTACCTCGAGGTCGGCAAGAATGTCACGCTCACCTGCAGACTTGAACAAGGCCAGTTGGAGTTTTACTATACGCTGGAGTGCGGGCCCAACCTAGAGGGCAACATATGCCATGAGTACGTGCCTGCGAGAGGCtcaggggatagaacccaggagtcctggctcccagccctcgcTTCTCTAACCcaacagaccccactccccacccaga
- the LOC127052827 gene encoding perforin-1-like — MARSGVFIPLLVLFLLPQVSPDCYTGTAEDCEETMAFVPAHSLVGEGIDVTTLEWTGANLVDTSLWRRPNGTCTLCENRLQGRQKQRLPLAVVDWRVQIACNREFSSSVEESAAAVGRALALDVNNDWMSELELLADSHGPALGGSKSQLTSYAYQKELQDKYMFVRQEVPCVYYRLRLTPHPTLTPQFFQALSSLPSSYDSAIYRPFLATYGTHYVRQADLGGHVRQLIAIQTCRAALDGLTATEIKAHLDLQFLQDLGLSKQGSEGQGISQAPYMEKRMKVTGGHSYSKQLFSTKQDANSFSAWMESLKASPDLVSYSLMPIYTLMRPGDRRREALKQAVKEYVAERGHKKSCPRSCPQGSQVDSKDPCKCYCSGNPLTDSVCCSLKRGTARLKVHVLQGTDLWGDTLSATDAYVKVFFQGQIMETSLIRENNNPIWSQDLDFGPVTLPLKPELKIEVWDKDLWKDEYLGVCTTYLEVGRSETLTCSLEHGLVLYSYTLECGPNLGGKNCHEYVPVRG, encoded by the exons ATGGCGAGATCCGGTGTCTTCATCCCTCTGCttgtcctcttccttctccctcaaGTCTCTCCTGACTGCTACACTGGTACAGCTGAGGATTGCGAGGAGACCATGGCCTTCGTCCCCGCGCACAGCTTGGTGGGGGAGGGCATCGACGTGACTACTTTGGAGTGGACGGGGGCCAATCTGGTGGACACCAGCCTGTGGCGCCGCCCAAATGGCACCTGCACCCTCTGTGAGAACCGGCTGCAGGGACGGCAGAAGCAGAGGCTGCCGCTGGCCGTGGTGGACTGGAGGGTCCAGATCGCATGCAACCGGGAGTTCAGCAGCTCAGTGGAAGAGTCAGCCGCAGCCGTGGGCCGGGCACTGGCGTTGGATGTGAACAACGACTGGATGTCAGAGCTGGAGCTGCTAGCGGATTCCCACGGCCCGGCCTTGGGGGGGTCCAAATCCCAGCTCACCAGCTACGCTTACCAGAAGGAGCTGCAGGACAAGTACATGTTCGTGCGCCAAGAGGTGCCCTGTGTGTATTACAG GTTGAGACTCACTCCACACCCCACACTGACGCCCCAGTTCTTCCAGGCCCTGAGCAGCCTCCCATCTAGCTACGACTCAGCAATATACCGGCCCTTTCTGGCCACGTACGGTACCCACTACGTGAGGCAGGCAGACCTGGGGGGGCATGTGCGGCAGTTGATAGCCATCCAGACGTGCCGGGCAGCGCTGGATGGGCTGACAGCCACCGAAATCAAGGCACACCTCGACTTACAGTTCTTGCAAGACCTGGGCCTGAGCAAGCAGGGCAGCGAGGGCCAGGGGATCTCCCAGGCGCCCTACATGGAGAAGCGCATGAAGGTGACAGGTGGCCACAGTTACTCCAAGCAGCTCTTCTCCACCAAGCAAGATGCCAACTCCTTCTCAGCCTGGATGGAGAGCCTCAAAGCCAGCCCCGACCTGGTCTCCTACTCTCTGATGCCCATCTACACTTTGATGAGACCAGGCGACCGCAGGCGGGAGGCGCTGAAGCAGGCAGTGAAGGAGTACGTGGCTGAGCGGGGACACAAGAAGAGTTGCCCTCGTAGCTGCCCACAAGGGAGTCAGGTCGACTCCAAGGACCCCTGCAAATGCTACTGCTCCGGCAACCCCCTCACCGACTCCGTGTGCTGTTCACTCAAGCGGGGCACGGCCCGGCTGAAGGTCCATGTGCTGCAGGGCACAGACCTGTGGGGAGACACCCTGTCCGCCACTGATGCCTACGTCAAGGTCTTCTTCCAAGGGCAGATCATGGAGACGAGCCTCATTCGTGAGAATAACAACCCCATATGGTCACAAGACCTGGACTTCGGACCGGTGACGCTGCCGCTGAAGCCTGAATTGAAAATTGAAGTATGGGACAAGGACCTATGGAAGGACGAATACCTGGGCGTCTGCACAACCTACCTTGAGGTCGGCAGGAGCGAGACGCTCACCTGCAGCCTTGAACACGGCCTCGTGTTGTATTCCTACACGCTGGAGTGCGGGCCCAACCTGGGGGGCAAAAACTGCCATGAGTACGTGCCTGTGAGAGGCTAA